A DNA window from Hevea brasiliensis isolate MT/VB/25A 57/8 chromosome 2, ASM3005281v1, whole genome shotgun sequence contains the following coding sequences:
- the LOC110660629 gene encoding uncharacterized protein LOC110660629 — protein sequence MCKLNCFIILLLPLIFSPNGEIFRFAEGGKRRIHIADDLDDVIDDEEDEAWKQWGKKPTPSSDELDPPPSDLSNMDMSQIQELMMKQHFGPVFGFVKLRLGVRRTPDMVAEIAMKWTKVLRTGAIEVKFMGVDTSTIMLTMEKGQNMIELKEFILNQPEAYEIKIGDQVFRRPGDPPLEEVIEKLQSKKDKTSDTTTEHLKEEL from the exons ATGTGCAAACTGAACTGCTTCATTATTCTCCTTTTGCCCTTGATCTTCTCACCGAATGGCGAAATTTTCCGATTTGCTGAGGGAGGGAAGCGAAGAATCCACATCGCGGACGATCTCGACGACGTGATTGACGACGAGGAGGACGAGGCCTGGAAGCAGTGGGGCAAGAAACCAACGCCATCTTCCGATGAGCTTGATCCACCGCCTTCCGATTTGTCCAACATGGACATGTCGCAGATCCAGGAGTTGATGATGAAGCAGCATTTCGGGCCGGTTTTTGGGTTCGTTAAGCTTCGATTGGGTGTGCGCCGGACTCCG GATATGGTGGCTGAGATTGCAATGAAATGGACAAAAGTTCTAAGGACTGGGGCAATTGAGGTGAAGTTCATGGGTGTTGATACCAGCACAATCATGCTCACCATGGAAAAAGGTCAAAACATGATTGAA TTGAAGGAGTTCATCTTAAACcaaccagaggcttatgagatcAAGATTGGGGATCAAGTCTTCCGTAGACCTGGAGACCCTCCCTTGGAAGAAGTTATTGAGAAGCTTCAGAGTAAGAAGGACAAGACGAGTGATACTACTACTGAGCATCTGAAAGAAGAATTGTAG
- the LOC110660628 gene encoding ATG8-interacting protein 1 yields the protein MAANEEGEENTSRGNEWEVVSLTASAYAAAPGPEEVELKDENKDNAPKEEAETSRALFMSGHFVFPASQHENLPLEPDNSEILDEQGRESVASELVVEEGDKSGGKDEENFKLEEFNVSEEFHGIQFFDDKEQSIYGTDTFGSFHSETGLGGSATYGENLVIPEVNEQAEEELDYSTDIVHSPKSAKDGKYDGSDLPCEAWWKRRAASLYTHVKETNAFWSIFVAAAVMGLVILGQRWQQERWRALQLKWQASINEKSGRMLGPISRLKDVIVGGHRRGALIRGSSSNEN from the exons ATGGCAGCTAATGAGGAAGGAGAGGAGAATACTTCTCGTGGAAATGAGTGGGAAGTTGTATCACTTACAGCATCAGCATACGCTGCTGCTCCTGGTCCAGAAGAAGTTGAACTGAAAGATGAAAACAAGGATAATGCACCCAAAGAGGAAGCAGAAACTTCTCGTGCTTTGTTCATGTCAGGTCACTTCGTCTTTCCAGCAAGCCAGCATGAGAATTTGCCATTGGAGCCAGATAATAGTGAAATTCTCGATGAACAAGGCAGGGAGAGTGTTGCATCTGAACTGGTTGTGGAAGAAGGGGATAAATCTGGTGGAAAggatgaagaaaattttaaacTTGAGGAGTTTAATGTATCTGAAGAGTTTCATGGAATACAGTTTTTTGATGACAAGGAACAGAGTATATACGGTACAGATACTTTTGGTTCTTTCCACAGTGAAACTGGACTTGGTGGATCAGCTACATATGGGGAGAACCTAGTGATTCCTGAAGTAAATGAACAGGCTGAAGAGGAATTGGATTACTCCACAGACATTGTTCACTCTCCAAAGTCTGCTAAAGATGGTAAATATGATGGGTCTGACCTTCCATGTGAAGCTTGGTGGAAGAGAAGGGCAGCTTCCTTGTATACTCATGTAAAAGAGACAAATGCATTTTGGTCCATTTTCGTTGCAGCGGCAGTAATGGGCCTTGTAATTCTTGGCCAGCGCTGGCAACAGGAAAGGTGGCGGGCTTTGCAACTCAAGTGGCAGGCTAGCATTAATGAG AAAAGTGGCAGGATGTTGGGACCTATATCACGACTTAAGGATGTGATTGTGGGTGGCCATCGCCGTGGAGCCCTTATCAGGGGAAGTTCCTCAAATGAAAATTAA